A DNA window from Leptolyngbya sp. SIO1E4 contains the following coding sequences:
- a CDS encoding cation:proton antiporter, producing MIFSTIDFIYPVLAEAALADETVIFSALLISALVIFLTSQLLGELCAWLKLPPVLGQLVGGIILGVSVLKILVLAESDAAINPSIIDLICWTTGASVAEAATAYHHQLIGISEGAANLGVIALLFLIGLESDFESLLKVGPKAAIVAIAGVALPFIGGTVGLITLFGTPLLPAIFGGAALTATSIGITAKVLKELGQVQSEEGQIIIGAAVLDDLLGILVLALVVSLVKEGSINVADLGLLLLSTTAFVAGVALLRMPIIRAFTAITHKLQSEDTLLISAIVFALFMAAIANAIHLEAILGAFAAGVILSGMPQRPHLLEKFEPIAGLLAPLFFIVVGAKTDLSVLNPANPSSAEGLLIASFLILVAVVGKVAAGYFIPSSDDLNRLAIGLGMVPRGEVGLVFVGIGSSIGILSAALAAAVVLMVVVTTLVAPLLLRFALPEAATSAPIAAKPLAEG from the coding sequence ATGATTTTTTCTACAATCGACTTCATTTATCCCGTTCTGGCAGAGGCGGCTCTAGCCGACGAAACAGTCATTTTCAGTGCTCTGCTGATTTCAGCACTGGTTATTTTTCTGACGAGTCAGCTCTTAGGCGAACTTTGCGCTTGGCTAAAACTGCCCCCCGTTTTAGGTCAGTTAGTGGGGGGCATCATACTTGGGGTCTCGGTGCTCAAGATCCTCGTGTTGGCCGAGAGTGACGCCGCCATCAATCCCAGCATCATTGACCTCATTTGCTGGACGACTGGCGCCAGTGTCGCCGAGGCGGCTACGGCCTATCATCATCAGCTCATTGGAATATCAGAGGGGGCAGCCAACCTCGGCGTCATTGCGCTGCTGTTTTTGATCGGACTCGAATCAGATTTTGAGAGTCTGCTTAAGGTTGGCCCCAAGGCAGCGATTGTCGCCATAGCCGGAGTTGCGTTGCCCTTTATCGGCGGTACCGTCGGCCTGATTACCTTGTTTGGGACGCCGCTCTTGCCCGCTATTTTTGGCGGTGCCGCCCTGACGGCCACTAGCATCGGCATTACAGCGAAGGTATTGAAAGAACTCGGACAAGTTCAATCAGAAGAGGGGCAAATCATTATTGGTGCTGCTGTCTTAGACGATCTGTTAGGAATTTTGGTGCTAGCTCTGGTCGTCAGTTTAGTCAAAGAGGGCTCGATCAATGTGGCCGACCTGGGGCTACTGCTGCTCAGTACAACCGCTTTTGTGGCCGGGGTCGCTCTACTGCGAATGCCAATTATCCGAGCATTTACGGCGATCACCCATAAGCTGCAGTCAGAAGATACCTTACTGATATCGGCAATTGTCTTTGCCTTGTTCATGGCCGCGATCGCCAATGCCATTCACCTCGAAGCAATTTTAGGCGCCTTTGCGGCTGGCGTCATTCTGAGTGGGATGCCTCAACGACCCCACCTGCTGGAAAAATTTGAGCCCATTGCCGGACTCCTCGCCCCGCTGTTCTTCATCGTGGTCGGTGCTAAGACTGACCTGAGTGTGCTCAATCCCGCTAATCCGAGCAGTGCCGAAGGTCTCTTAATAGCCAGTTTCCTGATCCTCGTTGCGGTGGTGGGTAAAGTAGCGGCTGGCTACTTTATTCCCTCCTCTGATGACCTCAATCGACTCGCGATCGGCCTCGGTATGGTGCCACGCGGCGAAGTCGGCCTCGTCTTTGTCGGCATCGGTTCCTCTATTGGCATTCTGTCTGCCGCGTTAGCAGCGGCGGTGGTCCTGATGGTAGTCGTGACGACTTTGGTGGCTCCGTTACTGTTGCGCTTTGCGCTACCGGAAGCGGCGACATCAGCCCCGATTGCCGCAAAACCACTTGCCGAGGGCTAG